The Sediminicola sp. YIK13 genomic sequence TAACAATACCGAATTCAATAATGGAACACTTATTAAAAAATTAGAACGTATAACATTAGGGCTAAAAAAATGGAAAAGAGATAGGGATTACGAGAACTTTAGTCTAATTCGAATTAAAATAAAAAACGGAAAAATTGAGGAAATTTTTTAAATATATAGCGGTTTTTATAGTTCTACTGCTCATAGTTTCTGCAATTGGAGGGACTATTTGGTGGAATTTTAAAAGTGATAGAGAAAAATCAGATTTCTTTATTGAATTAATGGATTATGAAAGCGCTATTGCATATGACCCTACCAATAGTTACGCATGGATGGAGCGTTCTGTGGACTTTAATAAATCTGGGGATTTTCATCAAGGTTTTAAATATTTGGACAAGGCAGTCGAATTAAAGCCAGAATTACATTTAGGCTATCGTGGATGGATAAGACTGAGAAAACTAAGGGATTTTGAGAAAGCATTAGCGGACTTTGAACTGCTTGATAATATGACCCCTAATGCAGTTGATGCCCCATGGGGCGAAGACATTGACTTTTTACGAGGGGAATGTTATTTTGGAAATAAAGACTATGACAAAGCAATTGAATATTTCAACCGTTCCATAAAAAACCAAAAAGAAGATTGGGCAGATGTTCAAACCTTTGTTTATTTGGGCATTTGTGAATTTAAACTGAACAATTTCGAAAAAGCAATCCTCGAATTTAAAAGAGCTTTAGCACAATCAGAATTTGTATGTGAAGCCCATTTCGGTATGGCAAAAGCATACGATAAATTAGGTGAAGTCAATCTTGCCAAAGAACATATCTTAAAGGCAGAGAAAAACATAATCTACAAACGGGACGATTTTTATAATGAATATTTAAATGAGATCTATTTATCCGAAATATTGGATTTTAAAAACTATCTGGAGAATTAACTGTATGCGACACGTCCCCAACGCGAGCCCCCGCTAGCGCGAGCGTCACGCTCGTGTCTAAGTAGAATTCTAAGATTCATTTAAAAACCGATTTAAACTATCAATATGGAATTATCAATTTTCACCAAAACATATAAACAAAGTTTAATTTATTTGACTTTAATAATATCCGCTTTTGTCCTAATCCGTTTATATGGAGATTTTGAGAAATATCCATATATATTCCTTATTGGAATTCCACTTCTCATTGTAGAGGTGTCTGGAGTGGTTAGCTTAATTAAATTGATCAGGAATAGACATAAAGAAAAAGATTACCGATATGTCATTGCCTTTGTGATCAATGGCTTGATAACATTGCTATTAGTGTTTACCATATTCATTTTCATAAAAACAGTCCCAAGGATATTCTGAAACCCCCTCTAGCCTCCGCTAGCGCGAGCGTCACGCTCGTGCCCGTAACAGTTAAGAATCAAAATACCCAATAATCCCCCGCTAGCGCGAGCGTCACGCTCGTGCCCGGAACAGTTAGTAAACAAAATATTCAATAAACAAATTGAGCAGAAAATACAAATTCCATAACCCAACCGCAGCCTACTTTGTAAGTTTTGCAACCGTGTATTGGATAGATGTATTTACACGGCAACCTTATTTTTCAATATTGGAACGGGCCTCCGCTAGCGCAAGCGTCAAGCTCGTGCCCTCAACTTTAAGAAACGAAATGATCAACAAACAAGCTGAACAAAAATTTCAAATATCATACCACCCCGCTAGCGCGAGCGTCACGTTCGTGCCCAGAACAGTAAGAAACGAAATGATTTATAAATCAAGATGAGCAGAAAATACAAATTCCATAACCCGACCGCAGCCTACTTTGTAAGCTTTGCAACCGTGTATTGGATAGATGTATTTACAAGGCAACCTTATTTTTCGATATTGGAACGGGCCATAGAACATTGCCGAAAAGAAAAAGGCATGGAGGTCTTCGCATATTGTTTTATGCCCAGTCATGTACATTTAATCTTTAGATCAAACCAAGGGAATCCATCTGGTCTGTTAAGGGATTTTAAGGGCTTTACCGCGAAAAAGTTGATAAACGAAATTGAAGAAAATCCTCAAGAGAGTAGAAAGGAATGGCTATTGTGGATGATGGAAAGGGCAGGTAAAAAGAAAAGTAATGTATCAAAAAGACAGTTTTGGCAGCAGCACAATAAACCTATAGAACTGTGGAGCGATAATGTAATAAAACAGAAAATAGATTACATCCACTATAATCCGGTAGAACAAGGCTTTGTTACGGACCCTGTAGAATGGAAATATAGCAGTGCCAGAAATTTTGTTGATGACCATACCATATTGAAAATTGACAATGACGGTATAGACTTGGGATTTCTATGAAACCTCATAAGAGACAAAGAATTGAAAAATAGGGCTGAGTGCACGAGCGAGACGCTCGCGCTAGCATACAAAAAAATCAAAGCAAGTCTTAGAGCACGAGCGAGACGCTCGCGCTAGCAGAGGAGACGCTCGCGCTAGCAGAGGATCACAGAGGGCACGAGCGAGACGCTCGCGCTAGCATACAAAGAACTGAAAGCAAGTCATAGGGCAGGAACGAGACGCTCGTGCTAGCAGATGATCTGAGAATTTTTAAAGTGGTGCATGGAACTCTTTCAACTTATCTTTACCTTGTATGCTGTTCTATAAAAGTACGGTGACAACTAAACCTTTATTTACTTCTTTAAAAAATGATGAAAAAAGTATTTCTAAGTATGCTATTTCTTGCCTTTCAATTCAGTTTTTGTCAATCAGAATCTGGGTCGGACCAATTTTGGAACACATTAAAATCGTATTGCGGGCAATCTTTTGAAGGGGAAATAACCGCGGGAGCTTCGGCCGACGATCCTTTTATGGGCAAAAAATTAATAATGCATGTAAAAAGCTGTGAAGAAAACCGTATCCGAATTCCCTTCTTTGTCGGAGAAGATAGATCACGTACCTGGGTTTTAACTTCACAAGACAAT encodes the following:
- a CDS encoding tetratricopeptide repeat protein, with protein sequence MRKFFKYIAVFIVLLLIVSAIGGTIWWNFKSDREKSDFFIELMDYESAIAYDPTNSYAWMERSVDFNKSGDFHQGFKYLDKAVELKPELHLGYRGWIRLRKLRDFEKALADFELLDNMTPNAVDAPWGEDIDFLRGECYFGNKDYDKAIEYFNRSIKNQKEDWADVQTFVYLGICEFKLNNFEKAILEFKRALAQSEFVCEAHFGMAKAYDKLGEVNLAKEHILKAEKNIIYKRDDFYNEYLNEIYLSEILDFKNYLEN
- a CDS encoding REP-associated tyrosine transposase translates to MSRKYKFHNPTAAYFVSFATVYWIDVFTRQPYFSILERAIEHCRKEKGMEVFAYCFMPSHVHLIFRSNQGNPSGLLRDFKGFTAKKLINEIEENPQESRKEWLLWMMERAGKKKSNVSKRQFWQQHNKPIELWSDNVIKQKIDYIHYNPVEQGFVTDPVEWKYSSARNFVDDHTILKIDNDGIDLGFL